The genomic window GAGCAATTTGGCGACATAGCCAGCCATAAAACCAGCAATTATACCACCAAGAAAACCGGCATTGGTGCTAACTGCTAGCATGCCACCAACTAATCCAGGTGTTAAACCCGTTCTGTCAGCAATTGAGTAAGCTATATAACCAGATAAAATGGGTACCATAAGCGCCAAAGCAGAGTGTTTACCAATTTGCATTAATGCCGCAGCTAATGTACCTGGTTGCTCGGCTGCATCTAAACCAAACATAAAAGAGAGGGCGATACAAAGGCCGCCGGCTACTACCATCGGTAACATGTAAGAAACACCAGTAAGTAGATGACGATAGAGGTTTTGTGTTGTTGTTTTCTCGGTTAAGTTGTCTGAGCTATTTTTTATTTTGTTAGGTTGATAATATTCAGCTTTAGCTAATGCATTATCCATTTCTTGCGCGGTTCTTTTTAAGGCGGCACTTGTTGAGGTGTGATAAATACGTTTACCAGCAAATTTCGCTAAATCAACTTCAATATCAGTGGCAGCAATAATAAAATCGGCGTCATTAATCTCTTCTAAGGTAATTTCATTGCCTGTTCCAACCGAACCACGCGTTTCTACCTTAATTTGCCAGCCTCGCTTTTTAGCTTCAATTTCTAATGCTTCTGCTGCCATAAAAGTATGTGCCACACCCGTAGGACAAGCGGTCACGGCTAAAACACGCTGATTTTTTGCGGTTGCTGATTTAATAAGATTTGCTTTGTCCGCAATGATCGCTTTATTTTCGGCCATAGAGAGAGTCTTTTCTGGCGCAAGTATTATCTGTGTTTCGTTGGTAAAGAAAACTTTTTTACCGATTAATTGTTGTTCATCAGCTATATTTTC from Arsenophonus sp. aPb includes these protein-coding regions:
- the fruA gene encoding PTS fructose transporter subunit IIBC, yielding MKTIAIIHSPQMPARTYLAKQILCQQIQQQSLKLTGNTADAELIIAIGENIADEQQLIGKKVFFTNETQIILAPEKTLSMAENKAIIADKANLIKSATAKNQRVLAVTACPTGVAHTFMAAEALEIEAKKRGWQIKVETRGSVGTGNEITLEEINDADFIIAATDIEVDLAKFAGKRIYHTSTSAALKRTAQEMDNALAKAEYYQPNKIKNSSDNLTEKTTTQNLYRHLLTGVSYMLPMVVAGGLCIALSFMFGLDAAEQPGTLAAALMQIGKHSALALMVPILSGYIAYSIADRTGLTPGLVGGMLAVSTNAGFLGGIIAGFMAGYVAKLLNQHFPLPKSMASLKPILIVPLFATLITGLIMIYIIGNPVSWIMSALTEWLTNIGTTNAVILGIILGAMMCTDMGGPVNKASYAFGVALLSAQTYGPMAAIMAAGMVPPLAMGLATLFARHKFSTNEREGGKAAFILGLCFISEGAIPFAARDPMRVLPICMLGGAITGALSMYFHVTLMAPHGGLFVMLIPGAVQPIIAYLLAIMCGTLISAILYAYLKRSEVETPLNKKILN